A genomic stretch from Glaciecola nitratireducens FR1064 includes:
- the ppsA gene encoding phosphoenolpyruvate synthase — translation MSNTYTRWFEEMGMDDVAQVGGKNASLGEMYQKLTAQGVRVPNGFAVTAEAYRMVLDDNDAWSQLHEALDELDPDNLKDLQTRGAKARAIIAKSKLPETLQSEIINQYAKLKAQYGDDVSLAVRSSATAEDSPEASFAGQNDTYLNIGDEDALLNAYLRCLISNFTDRSIHYKYDNGFDYFKVDLCVVIMKMVRSDISASGVMFSIDTETGFKDVMFINSALGLGENIVQGTIDPDTFYVHKPSFEKGFRAVLKRRLGQKEQKMIFTDTLNTDNIAVEYTANIATTSAEQNHFSISDEDVMVLADYAIKVEKHYSKQKGKHKPMDMEWAKDGLDGHIYMVQARPETVESQKIDNVLKLYHLKKSAPVLAKGQAVGTRIGAGKVRVINDVKQLSTFNAGEVLVTDTTTPDWEPVMKIAAAIVTNHGGRTCHAAIVSRELGIPAIVGSNDGAEVLVDGQEVTVSCAEGEIGKVYEGLVEFSVEETDLSNLVRPKTKIMMNLGNPDQAFGFASLPVDGIGLARMEFIINEYIKTHPMALIHPEKLDQKTRQSIADLSAAYADPKDFFIKTLSEGVATIAAAVYPKPCVVRMSDFKSNEYATLLGGSPFEPVEANPMIGFRGAARYSHPAYAEGFGLECAAMKRVRDEMGFTNVILMIPFCRRIQEAEKVLTVMAENGLKRGENDLQIYVMCEIPNNVILIDEFAKLFDGFSIGSNDLTQLTLGVDRDSEIVSFDFDERDAGVKQMIKMAVEGAKRNGRHSGLCGQAPSDYLEIAEFLVEIGIDSMSLTPDAVLKTLRQVLNVEKALNKSK, via the coding sequence ATGTCAAATACATATACCCGCTGGTTCGAAGAAATGGGCATGGACGATGTCGCACAAGTAGGCGGAAAGAACGCTTCGCTAGGTGAGATGTACCAAAAATTGACGGCTCAGGGCGTGCGAGTGCCGAATGGTTTTGCGGTTACAGCCGAGGCTTATCGCATGGTATTGGATGATAACGATGCTTGGTCGCAACTGCACGAAGCGCTTGACGAGCTAGATCCTGACAATCTCAAGGACTTGCAAACGCGCGGAGCCAAGGCAAGAGCAATAATAGCAAAGAGTAAGTTACCGGAAACGTTACAATCAGAGATCATCAATCAGTATGCCAAGCTAAAGGCGCAATATGGTGATGATGTTTCTTTGGCAGTAAGATCTTCGGCTACGGCTGAAGACTCTCCCGAGGCCTCATTTGCTGGCCAAAACGACACCTATTTAAATATTGGCGACGAAGACGCTCTGTTAAATGCTTATCTTCGCTGTTTAATTTCTAATTTTACCGATCGTTCTATTCATTATAAATATGACAACGGCTTTGACTATTTCAAAGTTGATTTATGTGTTGTGATTATGAAAATGGTTCGCAGCGATATTAGCGCGAGTGGCGTTATGTTCTCGATAGATACTGAAACCGGTTTCAAAGATGTTATGTTCATCAATTCCGCCTTAGGCTTGGGTGAAAATATTGTGCAGGGCACAATCGACCCTGATACTTTTTATGTGCACAAACCAAGCTTTGAAAAGGGGTTTCGTGCAGTGCTAAAGCGTCGTTTGGGACAAAAAGAGCAAAAGATGATTTTTACCGATACCCTCAACACTGACAATATTGCGGTTGAGTACACTGCTAATATTGCTACCACAAGTGCGGAACAAAACCATTTTTCTATTTCAGACGAAGATGTCATGGTACTTGCTGATTATGCCATCAAGGTTGAAAAGCACTATTCCAAGCAAAAAGGTAAACATAAACCGATGGATATGGAGTGGGCGAAAGACGGCCTTGATGGCCATATTTATATGGTTCAAGCGAGGCCAGAAACGGTAGAGTCACAGAAAATAGACAATGTGCTTAAACTGTACCACCTCAAAAAAAGTGCTCCCGTTCTTGCTAAAGGGCAGGCTGTTGGCACACGAATTGGTGCGGGTAAAGTGCGAGTTATTAACGACGTGAAACAGTTAAGCACCTTTAACGCTGGTGAAGTGTTGGTTACGGATACGACAACCCCAGATTGGGAGCCGGTAATGAAAATTGCCGCTGCTATCGTGACTAATCATGGTGGTCGCACTTGCCACGCCGCCATCGTCTCTCGCGAATTGGGTATTCCTGCAATTGTCGGTAGCAATGATGGCGCAGAGGTACTTGTTGATGGTCAAGAAGTTACGGTTAGCTGCGCTGAGGGTGAAATTGGTAAGGTGTATGAAGGCTTAGTCGAGTTTAGCGTTGAAGAAACTGACCTTAGCAATCTTGTGCGCCCAAAGACCAAAATTATGATGAATTTAGGTAATCCTGATCAAGCCTTTGGTTTTGCTTCTTTACCGGTTGATGGAATAGGCCTAGCGCGCATGGAGTTCATCATTAACGAATACATAAAAACGCACCCTATGGCACTAATACATCCAGAAAAACTTGACCAAAAAACACGCCAATCGATTGCTGATCTTAGTGCTGCATATGCCGACCCCAAGGATTTCTTTATCAAGACGCTTTCCGAGGGTGTTGCCACTATCGCTGCTGCCGTTTACCCCAAACCCTGCGTAGTGCGAATGAGCGATTTTAAAAGCAACGAATACGCAACTCTGTTAGGCGGGTCTCCCTTTGAACCCGTTGAGGCAAACCCGATGATCGGTTTTCGCGGCGCTGCACGCTACAGTCATCCAGCTTACGCCGAAGGGTTTGGTTTGGAGTGCGCCGCGATGAAAAGAGTGCGCGACGAAATGGGCTTCACTAATGTTATCTTGATGATCCCTTTTTGCCGTCGTATACAGGAAGCTGAAAAGGTCCTAACGGTAATGGCAGAGAACGGTCTTAAACGCGGCGAGAACGATCTGCAAATTTACGTCATGTGTGAAATCCCAAACAATGTCATCTTGATTGACGAATTTGCGAAATTATTCGATGGTTTTTCTATCGGCTCCAACGACTTGACTCAACTGACTTTGGGAGTCGATCGAGATTCTGAAATCGTCTCCTTTGATTTCGATGAACGCGATGCTGGCGTTAAACAAATGATTAAGATGGCGGTAGAAGGGGCTAAACGTAACGGGCGACATTCTGGCCTCTGTGGCCAGGCTCCTTCCGACTATTTGGAAATAGCTGAGTTCTTAGTTGAGATTGGCATCGACTCTATGAGCCTTACCCCTGACGCCGTGCTTAAGACTCTTCGCCAAGTGCTTAACGTTGAAAAAGCGCTAAATAAATCTAAATAA
- a CDS encoding efflux RND transporter permease subunit, with product MSTQSNFSGAIALGASRSQLTALLALFGLILGVFAALVTPREEEPQIDVTMANVFIPFAGASAKDVASLVTTPMEQVLAEIGDVEHIFSISRPGMAVLTVQFEVGIPRTEALVRLYNAVHSNNDWRPANLGIGPVLVKPKSIDDVPVVSLTLWTEKPSAGALELTQIAHALETELKRIPGTRDIDTIGVVQPTVRVLLSPEKLSAHGIAIAELRSALQINSAVSHAGNLVNHDQSIPVQAGTFFSRPEELGDLIVGLHDGRPVYLSAVASIEFGAPENSQYVRYARSSDQLIAPAVTVEISKKAGENAVDIAEQIIQRTELLKGVLIPSDVNVSVTRNYGETANDKANKLIQKLVFASLSVVVLVALTMGIREAIVVGAAVVLTLAITLFASWAYGFTLNRVSLFALIFSIGILVDDAIVIVENIHRHLSLGGKKLIDVIPIAVSEVGGPTILATFTVIAALLPMAFVSGLMGPYMSPIPINASMGMFISLVVAFTFTPWLTNKLLIDHGQDKNEAQSNDSTSPDPVSNASKPDKLTLATHSFFDRLMRPFLGDKKRRNRYGLIGVLVLLIVLACSLAVFKLVVLKMLPFDNKSEFQIVVDLPEGSSLERTNAVLSELSTYLLSVDEVTDLQTYAGTASPIGFNGLVRQYYLRQAPNLGDIQVNLLDKHERDRTSHEIARSVRPDLVAIAERHHAVIKVVEPPPGPPVYAPLVAEVYGPDYAGQIDLARKLRVQFVNTDDVVDVDDSIDQSIDQSIDQSIDQSIDQSIDQSAEQGPNDYLNQNVSRYIVHVDRERAAHLGIGQQQFTDALNVALSGEDIAYLHTGHAKYPIPIQLDFAPANKAKIEDLLQIEVRNQSGVLIPLSSFTHIELSPWQQTIYHKDLLPVVYVTGDVAGDLDSPLYGMFDLVSQLGDSLTQYFIQQPDTPFAYSIKWDGEWQITYETFRDMGAAYAVGLLLIYMLVVSQFHSYMVPLVIMAPIPLTLIGIMPGHALLGAQFTATSMIGMIALAGILVRNSILLVDFINQSIASGMALEEAIVKSASVRAKPIVLTAIAAMLGAFFILDDPIFNGLAVSLIFGILVSTMLTLLVIPLLYYALLRRQSLPS from the coding sequence TTGAGCACTCAATCTAATTTTTCAGGAGCAATTGCGCTAGGCGCATCGCGCTCACAGTTGACCGCTTTGTTAGCACTGTTCGGCTTGATATTGGGTGTCTTCGCAGCACTGGTAACGCCGCGTGAAGAGGAGCCGCAAATTGACGTCACCATGGCCAATGTTTTTATCCCTTTTGCCGGTGCGTCAGCAAAAGATGTGGCAAGTTTAGTCACAACACCCATGGAACAAGTACTCGCTGAAATAGGTGATGTTGAGCATATATTTTCTATCTCGCGCCCTGGAATGGCGGTGTTGACCGTGCAGTTTGAGGTTGGTATTCCGAGAACAGAGGCATTGGTACGATTGTACAACGCAGTGCATTCTAATAACGATTGGCGGCCAGCTAATCTAGGTATTGGTCCGGTGCTTGTTAAACCAAAAAGTATTGACGATGTCCCTGTCGTTTCGTTAACTCTTTGGACAGAGAAACCATCCGCTGGTGCGCTCGAATTAACGCAAATTGCGCATGCCTTAGAAACTGAATTAAAACGGATTCCTGGCACACGTGACATAGATACCATTGGCGTTGTGCAGCCAACAGTGCGTGTCCTTCTTTCTCCAGAAAAACTCTCTGCGCACGGCATCGCAATAGCAGAGTTACGCAGCGCATTGCAAATAAACAGTGCGGTGAGCCATGCGGGTAATTTGGTCAATCATGATCAGTCTATACCCGTTCAGGCTGGGACATTTTTTTCGCGTCCTGAAGAACTTGGCGACTTAATAGTTGGCCTTCATGATGGGCGACCGGTTTATCTTAGCGCGGTCGCGAGTATTGAGTTTGGCGCACCCGAAAATAGTCAGTATGTTAGATATGCTCGCAGTAGTGATCAACTTATTGCTCCGGCAGTGACTGTTGAAATTAGCAAAAAAGCGGGTGAAAACGCTGTCGATATAGCGGAGCAAATCATTCAGCGAACCGAGCTTCTAAAAGGCGTTTTGATCCCAAGCGATGTTAATGTAAGTGTGACGCGTAACTATGGCGAAACTGCAAATGACAAAGCTAATAAACTCATTCAGAAATTAGTTTTTGCGAGCCTCTCGGTCGTCGTTTTGGTGGCACTAACTATGGGCATCCGAGAAGCCATTGTTGTGGGGGCAGCGGTTGTGCTTACACTTGCTATTACTTTATTTGCGTCTTGGGCTTATGGGTTTACCTTAAATCGCGTGTCGCTGTTCGCGTTAATTTTCTCCATTGGTATTTTAGTTGATGACGCCATTGTGATTGTTGAAAATATTCACCGTCACCTAAGCTTGGGTGGGAAAAAGCTCATTGACGTTATTCCTATTGCAGTCAGCGAAGTTGGCGGTCCCACTATTCTGGCAACGTTTACAGTCATTGCGGCATTGCTGCCAATGGCGTTTGTAAGCGGTCTAATGGGCCCATATATGAGTCCAATTCCAATAAACGCATCCATGGGCATGTTTATTTCACTTGTGGTGGCATTTACGTTTACCCCATGGCTGACCAACAAATTATTAATTGATCACGGGCAAGATAAAAATGAAGCCCAAAGCAATGACTCAACTTCCCCAGATCCTGTTTCAAATGCCAGCAAGCCTGACAAATTAACTCTCGCCACACACTCCTTTTTTGACAGGCTTATGCGTCCATTTTTAGGCGATAAAAAACGCCGCAACCGCTATGGCCTTATAGGTGTTTTAGTGCTCCTTATTGTGCTTGCATGCTCGCTCGCTGTTTTCAAATTAGTTGTTTTGAAAATGCTGCCTTTTGACAATAAGAGTGAGTTTCAAATTGTGGTTGATTTGCCTGAAGGAAGTTCCTTAGAGCGGACTAATGCAGTGCTAAGCGAATTGAGTACGTATTTATTGAGCGTAGATGAAGTCACCGACTTACAAACATACGCAGGTACAGCATCGCCCATCGGATTTAATGGTTTGGTGCGCCAATACTATTTGCGTCAGGCGCCAAACTTAGGTGATATTCAGGTAAATTTGCTCGATAAACATGAACGAGATCGCACTAGCCACGAAATCGCGCGCTCAGTTCGCCCCGATCTAGTCGCGATTGCTGAACGTCATCACGCTGTGATCAAGGTAGTTGAACCACCACCGGGCCCGCCGGTTTACGCGCCACTAGTTGCTGAAGTATATGGGCCTGACTATGCTGGACAAATAGATCTTGCCAGAAAATTACGGGTGCAGTTTGTCAATACTGATGATGTTGTTGATGTTGATGATAGCATTGACCAGAGCATTGACCAGAGCATTGACCAGAGCATTGACCAGAGCATTGACCAGAGCATTGACCAGAGCGCTGAGCAAGGCCCGAATGACTATCTAAATCAAAACGTTTCACGTTACATTGTGCATGTTGATCGCGAACGTGCTGCACATTTAGGCATTGGCCAACAACAGTTTACGGATGCGCTTAACGTGGCATTGAGCGGCGAAGATATTGCCTACTTGCACACGGGTCATGCTAAATATCCGATCCCGATCCAACTCGACTTTGCACCAGCGAATAAAGCAAAAATAGAGGATCTGTTGCAAATCGAAGTGCGTAATCAAAGCGGTGTTTTAATTCCGCTATCTAGTTTCACGCATATCGAGTTATCGCCATGGCAACAAACGATTTACCATAAAGATTTATTACCAGTGGTCTATGTAACGGGTGATGTTGCTGGCGATTTAGATAGTCCCTTATACGGCATGTTCGATTTGGTCAGCCAGCTTGGCGACTCGCTAACGCAGTATTTTATTCAACAACCCGATACGCCCTTCGCCTATAGCATCAAATGGGATGGTGAATGGCAAATTACATATGAAACGTTTCGTGATATGGGAGCGGCGTATGCTGTAGGGCTATTACTCATTTACATGTTGGTTGTTAGTCAATTTCATTCTTATATGGTGCCGCTGGTGATTATGGCCCCTATACCGCTGACACTCATTGGGATTATGCCGGGTCATGCCTTACTTGGGGCGCAATTTACGGCAACCTCTATGATCGGCATGATTGCGCTAGCTGGAATTTTGGTGCGCAATTCAATCTTGTTGGTAGATTTCATTAATCAATCTATTGCTTCGGGTATGGCTTTAGAGGAGGCAATCGTAAAGTCAGCCAGTGTGCGCGCAAAACCTATCGTCTTGACCGCAATAGCAGCTATGCTAGGTGCCTTTTTTATTCTGGATGATCCTATTTTTAACGGTCTCGCGGTCAGTCTGATATTTGGTATTTTGGTATCAACAATGCTGACATTACTTGTCATTCCTTTACTGTATTACGCTCTCTTGCGTCGCCAGAGTTTACCGTCCTAG
- a CDS encoding efflux RND transporter periplasmic adaptor subunit, producing MKGKLAAAAILFSVLCLSCSANAELVSVTANFQTMPEQRSFDGRIQAVNQATISAETRGRIEEINADIGDTVVPGAVILTITSTEQRAGLSQAEANFAEAKSNFAAEILEFNRIKDLYAREFIAKTEMDKANARVSAATAKVDSAQAAINTAKEELSYTAVRAPYSGIVSARFVEPGELVQPGTVLMSGYDPNALRVEVDLPQNIAEKVRELGIASVVPATGNTITDAIVPTKLILYPTADSATSTVRVRLELSQQANQFRPGEFVKVLFKIGETQRLLIPLDSVVYRSEVTGVYVIKEGKPQLRQIRPGAVFADQLEVLAGLRDGEIVAVDPVAAASELTTGHAAKIEAKL from the coding sequence ATGAAGGGCAAATTAGCTGCAGCAGCTATTTTATTTTCGGTGTTGTGTTTGTCTTGCTCCGCAAATGCGGAACTAGTGTCAGTCACTGCTAATTTTCAAACGATGCCAGAACAGCGAAGCTTTGATGGCCGAATACAGGCGGTTAATCAAGCAACAATTTCTGCTGAAACACGCGGACGAATTGAAGAAATCAATGCAGACATTGGTGATACAGTCGTCCCCGGCGCTGTCATTCTGACGATTACTAGCACTGAACAAAGGGCCGGCCTGTCGCAAGCAGAGGCAAACTTTGCCGAGGCAAAATCTAATTTTGCAGCTGAGATATTAGAGTTCAATAGAATTAAAGATCTGTATGCTAGAGAGTTTATTGCCAAAACAGAAATGGACAAAGCAAACGCGCGGGTAAGTGCGGCCACTGCAAAAGTCGATAGTGCGCAAGCCGCGATCAATACCGCTAAAGAAGAATTATCTTACACCGCTGTTAGAGCGCCTTATTCTGGTATCGTTAGTGCGCGCTTTGTTGAGCCTGGTGAACTCGTTCAGCCAGGAACGGTGTTAATGTCAGGCTATGATCCCAATGCACTGAGAGTTGAAGTCGACTTACCGCAAAATATTGCTGAGAAAGTACGTGAATTAGGCATTGCGAGCGTCGTACCTGCAACTGGCAATACGATCACCGATGCGATAGTGCCTACTAAATTAATCTTATACCCCACTGCAGATTCAGCTACCAGTACCGTTCGTGTTCGCTTAGAGTTATCACAACAAGCCAATCAATTTCGTCCGGGTGAATTTGTTAAGGTGCTGTTTAAGATTGGCGAAACTCAGCGCTTATTGATCCCACTTGATAGCGTTGTTTATCGTTCAGAAGTTACGGGTGTTTATGTCATCAAAGAGGGCAAGCCACAGCTGCGACAAATTCGACCAGGTGCGGTGTTTGCTGATCAACTGGAGGTGCTAGCGGGGCTTCGTGATGGTGAGATTGTTGCTGTCGATCCAGTTGCTGCGGCCAGTGAGCTAACGACTGGACATGCAGCCAAAATTGAGGCAAAACTTTGA
- a CDS encoding thioredoxin family protein, with protein sequence MKDIKVLGSGCTKCVKTAELIQKIADEYKIPVHVTKESAPEIMLKYGVMSTPAVVVNNKLMHSGSIPDRKKIEAWLD encoded by the coding sequence ATGAAAGATATTAAAGTACTTGGCAGTGGATGCACTAAATGCGTGAAAACCGCTGAGCTTATTCAGAAAATTGCTGATGAGTATAAGATTCCGGTACATGTTACTAAAGAATCCGCACCCGAAATCATGCTTAAATATGGCGTTATGAGCACGCCTGCAGTGGTTGTTAATAATAAGCTAATGCATTCAGGCTCAATTCCGGATAGAAAAAAAATAGAAGCATGGTTAGATTAA
- a CDS encoding permease: MLSIFTKLADWLVYSLFALDPGTKLADALHFFIEDTTKIFFLIVLMIYVIALIRASLNIERVRDYLAKNNKFFGYLMGSTFGAITPFCSCSSIPVFLGFTSAGIPVGITMSFLLTSPLINEVAVLLLLSLVGWEITLVYVVVGMSIGIAGGIFLDLIHAEKLLQPFALKAYQTAALPDGEQNSTVKLSLKERHDFAKVELLDILSRIWIWVFVGVGLGAALHGFVPESWFEENLGSGQWWSVPMAVLAGIPLYSNATGVIPIMESLIVKGLPLGTTLAFCMSTVAASFPEFILLKQVMTWKLLAIIFTLLLMSFTLVGWLINIIYAL; this comes from the coding sequence ATGCTCTCAATCTTCACCAAACTAGCTGACTGGTTGGTCTACTCTCTATTTGCTTTAGATCCTGGCACGAAGCTCGCAGATGCGCTCCACTTCTTTATTGAAGACACGACCAAGATATTTTTTCTCATCGTTTTAATGATTTATGTCATTGCGCTCATTCGCGCATCTCTCAATATTGAGAGAGTGCGAGATTATTTAGCTAAAAATAACAAGTTTTTTGGCTATCTCATGGGGTCAACGTTCGGAGCAATAACGCCGTTTTGCTCGTGCTCAAGTATTCCGGTTTTTCTTGGCTTTACCTCGGCTGGCATTCCTGTCGGCATAACAATGTCATTTCTGTTAACTTCGCCGCTTATTAATGAAGTTGCGGTATTACTGCTGTTGAGTTTGGTAGGGTGGGAAATAACCTTAGTCTATGTAGTAGTGGGCATGTCGATAGGAATAGCCGGCGGTATATTCCTTGATCTCATTCATGCTGAAAAACTATTACAACCCTTCGCGCTTAAGGCATATCAAACAGCAGCACTACCCGATGGTGAGCAAAACTCTACAGTTAAACTTTCCCTTAAGGAGCGACATGACTTTGCCAAAGTAGAGTTATTGGATATTTTGAGTCGTATTTGGATCTGGGTTTTTGTTGGCGTGGGACTAGGCGCGGCGTTGCATGGTTTTGTGCCTGAATCGTGGTTTGAAGAAAATTTAGGGAGTGGCCAATGGTGGTCTGTGCCGATGGCGGTTTTAGCAGGCATTCCGCTCTATTCAAATGCAACTGGCGTTATCCCCATTATGGAAAGTTTAATTGTAAAGGGCTTACCTCTTGGGACAACACTGGCATTTTGCATGAGCACTGTTGCCGCAAGTTTTCCAGAATTCATTTTGTTGAAGCAGGTAATGACGTGGAAGTTGCTCGCTATTATTTTTACACTTTTACTGATGTCATTCACGCTAGTTGGATGGTTAATTAATATAATCTACGCGTTATAA
- a CDS encoding S8 family serine peptidase, which translates to MNKLAIALTLTTVALSNLVAFSAYAEKQTAKLVDKMSVNQFTLKNAHKIIIVKWKDSSIHSNLTMVPELELKSSPKYMAKSISRSSLNLPEVLNRDLGLESIEQVYSKTGIQLKHLRTMSLNNDVFMAKTSLSEEQLIDKLMSTGQFALVNINKKIEVNSATSKPLQKRVTNTSLDKNAFNDPAYLLSLYLDEQVEGLMGAHSFLKAGDFAKENNNLGRKVRIGIIDTGFWEHADVDYSADEGYDFVSNFDFRGYGDCTSSDSTKSGDDATCSQENFVEDTRDSDPTDKSWFFPYDSNGNVTGDGSVCVQGHGLSVASTIATVRNNSKGVVGAIDSNDVTLIPIRTLGCDGGWASDSADAIVWASGGAVPGVENINEPVDIINLSLGGGGICNQNSEYFDAVEFAISQGVVVVASAGNGNIDMTDFAPASCEGVLAVGSNTILGEKSLFSNYGEDLDVTFFGNDVNVAYVNTGIYINPENSSFCNLDEGTPSNDSCYSSVSGTSFSAPLASAALAMMKMVHSGMSESELRALVSLSAGKYDFNRLGNQTIRSSLMPNAGNGNVVNALNMDLDLSTVENIKAEHNFKNFEGATDELYLSSLSNIASKEAVCATYSFTWGNYKSPIDSVEYFLFGSNSSDEVMDFNNSSLLSSGVEATDMTFNIIDFNRVGIVSYVNGQAGEIFEVDLSRASRPTFCI; encoded by the coding sequence ATGAATAAATTAGCTATAGCTTTAACGTTAACAACTGTAGCGTTAAGTAACCTCGTCGCTTTTAGCGCTTATGCTGAAAAACAAACCGCTAAACTCGTTGATAAGATGAGCGTAAATCAATTCACATTAAAAAATGCCCATAAAATAATTATTGTTAAGTGGAAGGATAGTTCAATTCATAGCAACTTAACTATGGTTCCTGAATTGGAATTAAAATCATCCCCAAAATATATGGCTAAGTCTATTAGCCGTTCATCACTGAATCTTCCTGAAGTGTTAAATAGAGATCTTGGGCTTGAATCTATTGAACAAGTTTATAGTAAAACTGGAATTCAATTGAAGCATTTGAGAACAATGTCCTTAAATAATGATGTATTTATGGCTAAAACATCCTTATCCGAAGAACAACTTATTGATAAGTTGATGTCCACTGGTCAATTTGCGTTAGTTAACATTAATAAAAAAATTGAAGTAAATAGTGCAACTAGTAAGCCTTTACAAAAAAGAGTTACAAATACTTCATTAGATAAAAATGCGTTTAATGATCCTGCTTATTTACTTTCTTTATACTTAGATGAACAAGTTGAAGGTCTCATGGGTGCTCATTCTTTTTTAAAGGCTGGAGATTTTGCTAAGGAAAATAATAATTTGGGTAGAAAAGTTCGTATTGGTATAATTGATACAGGTTTTTGGGAACATGCTGATGTAGATTACTCTGCTGATGAAGGTTATGATTTTGTTTCAAATTTTGATTTTCGTGGATACGGAGACTGCACATCTTCAGATTCAACCAAGAGTGGAGATGATGCAACTTGTTCTCAAGAAAATTTTGTTGAAGATACAAGAGATTCAGATCCTACTGATAAAAGCTGGTTTTTCCCTTATGATTCTAATGGAAATGTCACAGGTGATGGTTCTGTATGTGTTCAAGGGCATGGTTTAAGTGTTGCATCTACTATTGCAACAGTAAGAAACAATAGTAAAGGTGTAGTTGGTGCTATTGATAGTAATGATGTAACTCTTATTCCAATTAGAACTTTAGGATGTGATGGTGGATGGGCTTCAGATTCAGCAGATGCAATTGTTTGGGCTTCAGGTGGTGCTGTACCTGGAGTTGAAAATATTAATGAGCCTGTTGATATTATTAACTTATCTTTAGGTGGTGGCGGTATTTGTAATCAGAATTCTGAATATTTTGATGCTGTTGAATTTGCTATTTCACAAGGTGTCGTAGTGGTTGCCTCTGCTGGAAATGGAAACATTGATATGACTGATTTTGCACCTGCATCTTGTGAGGGAGTTCTAGCTGTTGGTTCTAATACAATACTTGGTGAAAAATCATTGTTTAGTAATTACGGTGAAGATTTAGATGTTACATTTTTTGGCAATGATGTAAATGTTGCTTATGTTAACACTGGTATTTATATTAATCCTGAAAACAGTTCTTTTTGTAATCTTGATGAAGGTACACCTAGTAATGATAGCTGTTATTCAAGTGTAAGTGGAACAAGCTTTTCTGCACCACTAGCATCAGCGGCACTTGCAATGATGAAAATGGTTCACTCTGGTATGTCTGAAAGTGAATTGAGAGCGTTAGTTTCTTTAAGTGCTGGCAAGTATGATTTTAATAGATTAGGCAATCAAACAATTAGAAGCTCTTTAATGCCTAATGCCGGCAATGGAAACGTTGTTAATGCGTTAAATATGGATCTAGATTTAAGCACTGTAGAAAACATTAAAGCAGAGCATAATTTTAAGAATTTTGAAGGTGCAACAGACGAACTTTATCTATCTAGTTTAAGCAATATAGCATCTAAAGAAGCTGTTTGTGCAACGTACAGCTTCACTTGGGGTAATTATAAGAGTCCAATTGACAGTGTTGAATACTTTTTATTCGGTAGCAATTCAAGTGATGAAGTAATGGATTTTAATAATTCTTCATTACTAAGTTCAGGCGTTGAGGCTACTGATATGACATTCAATATTATAGATTTCAACCGAGTTGGTATAGTTAGCTATGTTAATGGACAAGCTGGAGAAATATTCGAGGTAGATTTAAGTAGAGCATCCAGGCCGACATTCTGTATATAA